One segment of Triticum aestivum cultivar Chinese Spring chromosome 2A, IWGSC CS RefSeq v2.1, whole genome shotgun sequence DNA contains the following:
- the LOC123191215 gene encoding salt stress-induced protein-like, which translates to MARGVVKVKFHGAVKDGNTWELRFHGFCSMQSLPTLTKTGPWGGHGGSVTESEQPWRIESMAIIHEGIIAMFSCSYVDLSGKRRTTGSWGGGNGIRTKVELGPREILKAVSGTYVSLNNGQTVIESLKFVTNEGMYGPYGRTTGTPFNADVPKDQSIVGFFGRANDRQLIAFGVYTV; encoded by the exons ATGGCGCGTGGTGTAGTCAAGGTGAAATTCCATGGAGCAGTAAAGGATGGAAACACATGGGAGCTTCGCTTCCATGGATTTTGTAGCATGCAG AGCTTGCCCACTCTCACAAAGACTGGTCCATGGGGTGGACATGGTGGTTCAGTTACGGAATCAGAACAACCATGGCGCATAGAGAGTATGGCAATCATCCATGAGGGGATAATTGCTATGTTTTCATGCAGTTACGTTGACCTATCTGGCAAGAGGCGTACCACAGGTTCTTGGGGTGGTGGTAATGGTATCCGCACAAAG GTTGAGCTGGGGCCTCGGGAGATTTTAAAAGCAGTGTCTGGAACATATGTCAGCCTTAACAATGGGCAGACTGTTATTGAGTCACTTAAGTTTGTCACCAACGAAGGAATGTACGGACCATATGGCCGTACAACTGGTACACCTTTCAACGCTGACGTGCCGAAAGACCAAAGCATCGTCGGGTTCTTTGGGCGTGCCAACGATAGGCAACTCATCGCGTTTGGTGTTTACACGGTCTGA